The Caldisericum sp. genome segment ATACTCTGTAATACATTTGTAATGTTTTGTAATATCTCTTTATTTTGTTGTATTTCATTTGCAATACTTTGTATTACATCATCTTGAAAACCTACTTTCTTATTTCTTTCTCTAATTTCAGCAATCTTCTTGTCTAAAACTCCGGCTTTCTCCCAACGCCAAATGGTAACTTCGCTTACATTTAATTCTCTTGCTAGATCCTTCTTTCTATTCATTTCTACCTCCTACCTTTTAATGTTGTTTCATTGTATTACATTTGAAAGATTGTACAAGGTAAGGCCATTTGAAATTGTTCACATAATTTTCTTCAACCCCTATATCACTCCTCTATCCTTCAATATCCTTCTTGTTTCAGAAGCAGAGTATCTCAAATACATAGCAGTAGTTGAAAGAGAAGCATGTCCTAATATCTGTTGAACTATTGTAACTGGTACCTGTGCTTTTAGAAGTTCTATTGCTCTTGTATGCCTTAGCGTATGAGGATGTGCAAGTTTCTTATCAATATGTGCTTTATCACACATTCTTCTAA includes the following:
- a CDS encoding tyrosine-type recombinase/integrase, which codes for RRMCDKAHIDKKLAHPHTLRHTRAIELLKAQVPVTIVQQILGHASLSTTAMYLRYSASETRRILKDRGVI